Proteins encoded together in one Desulfosporosinus meridiei DSM 13257 window:
- a CDS encoding PocR ligand-binding domain-containing protein, with product MNHSDVNQDKKVQWLEQLVGRDLLDKMLCSFSKSTGLKAILVDNKGNTLISTDHAIKDCDFCQMIKSDSNGAKKCQRSYARACIEASKYGEPYIFRCHAGLIMWAAPILLDGYVGSIICGQVLMWEPEDYFLEEIEEMVKGLHIDIAAVKWSASQLEIMSSDKVQAAADLLFVVANQVMQSGMTVLEQRREIAAQQARLAEEIQARKRAEVAMSTIESRTNRINSLEKEQELRTMVRNGEKRAAERLLEKILVDIFAKNSNHLDTLKTRVMELVVIISRAAVDGGAELSEVLQLNAIFYQELHDIPSSDELCLWTKKMLESYMSYLESNKNQKNLQAIQKAAEYIRNNYRNKLTIDDIAQAVYLSPCYVSRIFKQGLGCTLMEYLTQVRVEEAKTMLKNPKYNVMQVAEESGFEDPGYFTRVFKKLEGVTPSRFKQHAL from the coding sequence GTGAATCATAGTGATGTTAATCAAGACAAAAAGGTACAATGGCTTGAACAATTAGTTGGGCGAGACCTTTTAGACAAAATGCTGTGTTCATTTTCCAAGTCAACGGGATTAAAGGCAATTCTCGTTGACAACAAAGGAAATACGCTTATCTCTACTGATCATGCTATCAAGGACTGCGATTTTTGCCAAATGATAAAATCGGATAGCAATGGTGCTAAAAAGTGTCAGCGCTCTTATGCCCGAGCTTGTATTGAGGCCTCGAAATATGGAGAACCCTATATTTTTCGGTGTCACGCGGGTCTGATCATGTGGGCAGCACCTATTTTATTAGATGGATACGTAGGATCAATCATTTGCGGACAGGTTCTTATGTGGGAACCAGAGGACTATTTTCTGGAAGAGATAGAGGAAATGGTAAAGGGGCTTCATATAGATATAGCTGCTGTCAAATGGTCAGCCTCTCAACTGGAGATTATGTCTAGTGACAAGGTGCAAGCGGCGGCTGACTTGTTGTTCGTTGTAGCTAACCAAGTCATGCAAAGTGGAATGACTGTCTTAGAGCAACGAAGGGAAATCGCCGCTCAACAAGCCAGATTAGCGGAAGAAATTCAAGCGCGCAAACGGGCAGAAGTTGCTATGAGTACAATTGAATCTAGAACCAACAGAATAAATTCCTTAGAAAAAGAGCAAGAACTTAGGACCATGGTGCGAAACGGAGAAAAACGAGCAGCTGAAAGACTTCTAGAAAAAATATTGGTAGATATATTCGCCAAAAACTCTAATCATTTAGATACACTGAAGACAAGAGTTATGGAGCTCGTCGTTATAATATCGAGGGCAGCAGTGGATGGGGGAGCTGAACTAAGTGAGGTGCTGCAGCTAAACGCCATATTTTATCAAGAATTGCATGATATTCCTTCATCAGATGAACTGTGCCTGTGGACCAAAAAAATGTTAGAGTCTTATATGAGCTACTTAGAGAGCAATAAAAATCAAAAGAACTTGCAAGCAATCCAGAAGGCTGCTGAGTATATTCGGAATAATTATCGCAATAAACTGACAATCGATGATATTGCCCAGGCTGTTTATTTAAGCCCCTGCTACGTAAGCAGAATCTTTAAACAAGGTTTGGGTTGTACTCTAATGGAATATCTGACCCAGGTTCGGGTGGAGGAAGCAAAAACTATGCTGAAAAACCCCAAATATAACGTGATGCAAGTTGCTGAAGAAAGCGGGTTTGAAGATCCTGGATACTTTACCAGAGTCTTTAAAAAACTTGAGGGAGTTACACCCAGTCGGTTTAAACAACATGCTTTATAA
- a CDS encoding cobalamin B12-binding domain-containing protein gives MVRSELELESITKALIKGQANRVKTLTLLAIENGVNAQRIFQHALLPGMQAIGSQFRDNTIYISDVLIASRAMHAGLHVLKPIFSESQHSSLGKVVIGTVAGDLHDIGKNLIVMMFRGAGLEVIDLGIDVQTEEFVEAVNEHHPDILAMSAMLTTTLPMIPETIGELERHKLRDSVKIIIGGNPATQDFAQAIKADGYAGDVFKAVDLALQLVQ, from the coding sequence ATGGTAAGGTCAGAATTGGAATTAGAATCAATCACCAAAGCTTTGATTAAAGGGCAAGCCAACCGAGTTAAGACCCTGACTCTTTTGGCTATTGAAAATGGTGTCAATGCGCAAAGGATTTTTCAACATGCCCTACTGCCTGGTATGCAAGCGATAGGCAGTCAATTTAGAGACAATACAATTTATATTTCTGATGTACTTATAGCTTCCAGGGCAATGCATGCAGGCTTGCATGTATTGAAACCTATTTTTTCGGAATCACAGCACTCCTCACTTGGTAAAGTGGTTATAGGGACTGTAGCTGGAGATCTGCACGATATTGGCAAAAATTTAATCGTCATGATGTTTCGTGGCGCGGGGTTAGAAGTAATTGATTTGGGTATAGACGTTCAAACAGAGGAGTTTGTAGAAGCAGTAAACGAACATCATCCGGATATTTTGGCCATGTCTGCAATGCTTACGACGACGTTACCCATGATACCTGAAACAATCGGGGAGTTAGAACGTCATAAGCTTCGCGATAGTGTTAAAATAATAATCGGCGGTAATCCTGCGACCCAGGATTTTGCCCAGGCAATTAAAGCAGATGGGTATGCAGGAGATGTGTTTAAAGCTGTTGATTTAGCATTGCAGCTTGTACAGTAA
- a CDS encoding bifunctional helix-turn-helix transcriptional regulator/GNAT family N-acetyltransferase yields the protein MSSRYMTLINTIRRFNRFYINILGLLDKHIYESEFSLAEVRVLYDIGHTEVCTAKKLIEELKMDPGYLSRIIKRFEHDSLIYRVQSKEDGRLYYLYLTDKGKDTLSKLDDLSNDQIYKMISCVPEEDKKSVVESMKTIEKALSEKSIKIRDKIIIRNELRPGDVGYLIHLHGWIYAQECKFNHMFEGYVCKTIFDLFNNYNVEKDRFWFAEANGVMIGAIAIVGQSASRAQLRWFILHPLFRGIGLGNTLLNEAMKYCKEKGYKQVFLVTTDDQEIAIKMYMKIGFRKVAEHENKVWGKNLIEHTYELNLP from the coding sequence TTGAGTTCCCGATACATGACTTTGATAAATACTATTCGAAGATTCAATCGGTTCTACATTAATATTTTGGGATTACTGGATAAGCATATATATGAAAGCGAATTTTCGCTTGCCGAAGTTCGGGTATTATATGATATTGGTCATACGGAAGTTTGTACTGCTAAGAAATTAATAGAAGAGCTAAAAATGGATCCGGGCTATCTAAGCAGAATAATAAAACGCTTTGAACATGATAGCCTTATATACAGAGTACAGTCCAAGGAGGATGGTCGGTTATATTATCTTTACCTTACAGATAAAGGTAAAGATACTCTTTCAAAGTTGGATGACCTGTCGAACGATCAAATCTATAAAATGATCAGCTGTGTGCCGGAAGAAGATAAAAAAAGCGTCGTAGAAAGTATGAAAACTATTGAAAAAGCGCTCTCAGAAAAATCTATAAAAATTAGAGATAAGATTATAATCCGCAATGAATTAAGACCGGGAGATGTGGGCTATTTAATTCATCTGCATGGCTGGATTTATGCTCAAGAATGTAAATTTAACCATATGTTTGAAGGCTATGTCTGCAAAACTATTTTTGATTTGTTTAATAATTATAACGTAGAAAAGGATAGATTCTGGTTTGCAGAAGCGAATGGAGTAATGATCGGTGCTATTGCTATTGTCGGACAATCTGCGAGTCGTGCTCAGTTAAGATGGTTCATCCTCCATCCACTATTCAGAGGAATTGGCTTGGGAAACACCTTGCTAAATGAAGCTATGAAATACTGCAAGGAGAAAGGATATAAGCAGGTATTTCTGGTGACTACTGATGACCAAGAGATTGCAATCAAAATGTACATGAAAATCGGGTTTAGGAAAGTGGCGGAACACGAAAATAAGGTGTGGGGAAAGAACTTGATTGAACATACCTATGAGTTAAATTTACCGTAA
- the spoVB gene encoding stage V sporulation protein B, whose product MKKQSLVKGAFVLTIAAFVTKILVLVNSIVQSRVLGSEGIGIKMMVMPLMGLMITLTTIGLPIAISRLVAEADAQGNGAKVKKILIVACAITGSLCIVVVCLSVFLGQVCSAYFLTDQRSYYSFMALIPIIPIVAVSGVLKGYFRGMQTMNPLALSQVIEQIARIGFTYFLVQSLIPLGIEYAAAGAVVSSVLGEALSLVYLIIAFRLSHQTKLRLPIWKKVMKGRDIFIELLSTALPTTGNGLIFSVSKAIQPIIITKSLAIAGFTSIVIAKDYGMLTGFVMPLLFFPGFINQSLGVTLVPAISEAKANNHLNLIQRRLSQAICVALGVGVPSTALLYLFAHELMTLIYKSPQAAPFLKFIAPFFLFHYLQTPLQSTLVGLGHAKAAMLNNMISKGMTILLIYPLSANLKLGIYGVILAICIGVILETLLHIFSVIKLIGFDVNYYDMIKILLAGISMGLGGKLVFVYLNNSELRLGTAILITFLLSIWIYLMILIYLKVIRRKAILRIPFVGEKLAMLFPIGR is encoded by the coding sequence ATGAAGAAACAAAGTCTGGTAAAAGGAGCATTTGTTCTAACCATAGCTGCCTTCGTTACTAAAATATTAGTACTCGTTAATTCAATTGTTCAATCCCGAGTTCTCGGGTCTGAAGGAATAGGCATAAAAATGATGGTTATGCCATTAATGGGATTGATGATTACACTGACAACAATAGGGTTACCTATTGCTATTTCTAGATTAGTGGCGGAAGCTGATGCTCAAGGAAATGGAGCTAAGGTCAAGAAAATCTTGATTGTGGCTTGTGCTATTACAGGAAGCCTATGCATTGTAGTTGTCTGTCTATCCGTTTTTTTGGGTCAGGTATGTTCCGCATATTTTTTAACGGATCAGCGCTCTTATTATTCATTCATGGCTTTGATTCCCATCATTCCCATTGTTGCAGTTTCAGGTGTCCTTAAAGGTTATTTTCGAGGAATGCAGACAATGAATCCTCTTGCGCTATCTCAAGTTATTGAGCAGATTGCCCGAATTGGTTTTACATATTTTTTGGTTCAGAGTTTGATTCCTCTTGGCATAGAGTATGCAGCAGCCGGAGCTGTCGTTAGCAGTGTGCTTGGTGAAGCTCTCTCTCTAGTGTATTTAATAATTGCCTTTCGACTGTCTCACCAAACTAAGCTTCGTCTTCCCATTTGGAAGAAAGTAATGAAGGGAAGAGACATATTCATTGAATTATTATCGACGGCTCTTCCTACTACAGGCAACGGATTGATATTCTCAGTTTCCAAAGCAATTCAACCTATTATTATCACTAAGAGTTTAGCTATAGCAGGATTTACCTCTATAGTGATTGCCAAAGACTATGGAATGTTAACAGGCTTTGTCATGCCTCTGTTATTTTTCCCTGGTTTTATCAACCAGTCTTTAGGAGTTACTTTAGTTCCAGCCATTAGTGAAGCGAAGGCTAATAATCATCTTAATTTAATTCAGCGCAGATTATCTCAAGCAATATGTGTCGCTCTTGGTGTTGGAGTTCCTAGTACAGCACTCTTATATCTGTTTGCCCACGAATTGATGACGTTGATCTATAAATCTCCGCAGGCGGCACCTTTCTTGAAATTCATTGCACCATTCTTTTTATTTCACTATCTGCAAACTCCTCTTCAGTCTACTTTAGTAGGATTGGGGCATGCGAAAGCGGCAATGCTTAATAATATGATCTCTAAGGGAATGACCATTCTTCTGATTTATCCATTGTCTGCGAACCTTAAGCTAGGAATCTATGGAGTAATTTTAGCTATATGTATAGGAGTCATCTTAGAAACTTTGTTGCACATTTTTTCCGTTATAAAATTAATTGGATTTGATGTGAATTATTACGATATGATTAAGATCTTATTGGCGGGAATATCTATGGGTTTAGGCGGGAAGCTTGTATTCGTTTATTTGAATAATAGTGAGCTGAGATTAGGGACGGCAATCTTGATAACTTTTCTATTATCGATATGGATATATTTGATGATACTAATTTATTTAAAGGTAATTCGGCGCAAGGCTATCCTTAGAATACCTTTTGTTGGAGAAAAATTAGCTATGTTGTTTCCTATTGGCCGATGA
- a CDS encoding collagen-like triple helix repeat-containing protein, with the protein MAELTTGIIENPLISELRETTTFTVKISNDDTVEGNIQIVGFFISETTKIMYVLEEFILAAGAVATRNYFADFSAFEFQFITSSNGIKISAWGKDSAGNLVAAHRVLPAELDPLEDILGATGATGEAGATGATGATGEAGATGATGATGEAGATGATGVTGEVGATGATGVTGEAGATGVTGVTGEAGATGVTGATGDAGATGATGVTGEAGATGATGVTGEAGATGVTGVTGEAGATGVTGATGEAGATGATGATGEAGATGATGATGEAGATGVTGVTGEAGATGATGATGEAGATGATGATGEAGATGAAGATGDAGATGATGATGEAGATGATGATGEAGATGATGVTGEAGATGATGATGDAGATGATGVTGEAGATGATGVTGEVGATGVTGATGEAGATGATGVTGEVGATGATGATGEAGTTGATGATGEAGATGATGVAGEVGATGATGSALTAEGFSAFLPAASAAASTQLAGWTVTSPYYDSATFDEVTGNYTVPVTGTYAIEATVNYSSTAAITVSLGAGVTPSFVVRRTSPTVTDLVSGLFPVLNVNVALVLTLRTILGDGTVTLTGSVELAAGDVVGLFYEANGLTIPLDLGGAGSPGIVWSMFRLS; encoded by the coding sequence GTGGCTGAGCTAACAACTGGAATAATAGAAAATCCCCTAATCAGCGAGCTAAGAGAGACAACTACCTTCACAGTGAAAATATCGAATGATGATACAGTCGAGGGTAATATTCAGATAGTTGGTTTTTTTATTTCCGAGACAACTAAGATAATGTATGTATTAGAAGAATTTATATTGGCAGCCGGTGCCGTTGCTACTAGAAATTATTTTGCGGATTTTAGTGCATTCGAGTTTCAGTTTATTACAAGCTCGAATGGAATAAAGATATCCGCATGGGGAAAGGATTCAGCAGGGAATTTAGTCGCAGCACATCGTGTGTTACCAGCTGAGTTAGATCCGTTGGAAGATATATTAGGAGCAACTGGGGCAACCGGAGAAGCAGGCGCAACCGGAGCAACTGGGGCAACCGGAGAAGCAGGCGCAACCGGAGCAACTGGGGCAACCGGGGAAGCAGGTGCAACCGGAGCAACTGGGGTTACCGGAGAAGTAGGAGCGACCGGGGCAACCGGGGTCACCGGAGAAGCAGGAGCGACCGGAGTAACTGGTGTTACAGGGGAAGCAGGCGCAACCGGAGTAACTGGGGCAACCGGGGATGCAGGCGCAACTGGAGCAACAGGTGTTACCGGGGAAGCAGGCGCAACCGGAGCAACCGGGGTCACCGGAGAAGCAGGAGCGACCGGAGTAACTGGTGTTACAGGGGAAGCAGGCGCAACCGGAGTAACTGGGGCAACCGGGGAAGCAGGCGCAACCGGAGCAACTGGGGCAACCGGAGAAGCAGGCGCAACCGGAGCAACTGGGGCAACCGGAGAAGCAGGCGCAACCGGAGTAACTGGTGTTACAGGGGAAGCAGGCGCAACCGGAGCAACTGGGGCAACCGGAGAAGCAGGCGCAACCGGAGCAACTGGGGCAACCGGAGAAGCAGGCGCAACCGGAGCAGCAGGTGCTACAGGGGATGCAGGCGCAACCGGAGCAACTGGGGCAACCGGGGAAGCAGGCGCAACCGGAGCAACTGGGGCAACCGGGGAAGCAGGCGCAACCGGAGCAACAGGTGTTACAGGGGAAGCAGGCGCAACCGGAGCAACTGGGGCAACCGGGGATGCAGGCGCAACCGGAGCAACTGGTGTTACAGGGGAAGCAGGCGCAACCGGAGCAACTGGGGTCACCGGAGAAGTAGGAGCGACCGGAGTAACTGGGGCAACCGGGGAAGCAGGTGCAACCGGAGCAACTGGGGTTACCGGAGAAGTAGGAGCGACCGGGGCAACCGGGGCAACCGGGGAAGCAGGCACAACCGGAGCAACTGGGGCAACCGGGGAAGCAGGCGCAACCGGAGCAACTGGGGTTGCCGGAGAAGTAGGAGCAACCGGAGCAACCGGTTCGGCTTTGACCGCGGAAGGATTTTCGGCTTTTCTGCCTGCTGCCAGTGCGGCTGCGAGTACCCAGTTAGCAGGCTGGACGGTAACTTCCCCATATTATGACAGCGCTACCTTTGATGAAGTTACCGGTAACTACACTGTTCCTGTAACGGGAACTTACGCTATTGAAGCCACCGTCAATTATTCCTCGACTGCGGCGATTACGGTAAGCCTTGGCGCAGGAGTCACACCCTCATTTGTTGTACGGAGAACATCACCCACTGTAACAGATTTAGTTAGCGGACTTTTCCCTGTCTTAAACGTTAATGTTGCGCTGGTACTGACTTTACGAACCATTCTTGGCGATGGTACAGTAACGTTGACTGGCTCTGTGGAATTAGCTGCAGGTGATGTCGTAGGGTTATTCTATGAAGCTAATGGCTTAACGATACCTCTTGATTTAGGTGGTGCGGGTTCACCGGGCATCGTTTGGTCTATGTTCAGATTATCCTAA
- the cls gene encoding cardiolipin synthase has translation MLWYFILLINLLQVFLIGTTILLENRSPGNTMTWIVILALLPGLGFILYTVFGKKTRGEIFRNKHIQDNQIKPWVRDQRSCTNSEEMKPSLKTDSALKLVNLHINSGFAPLTQHNQVDILLNGGEKFQELFNALETAVHHIHLSYYIFNDDEIGKDVLKILARKVTEGVEVRVILDGMGSHSISGSFINSMRKAGIQANWFFPIRFPYLTSKLNLRYHRKIVVVDGSIGFLGGLNIGDEYMSRDSKLGFWRDTHLRIQGKAVQTLQAIFLNDWYFVTHQEINGERYYPETKISQNLPIQILASGPDSKWKSILHSFFSSITMAQHCIKIETPYFIPDKSLIMALKTAALSGIDVRLIVQGIPENKLTFLAMNSYFEELLQSGIKIFQYMKGTLHAKILIVDNHLALVGSANMDMRSFFLDFEVSAYIYDQSTSKRLIDHFEMDLEECSEIKLEEIQSRSFIERVKESSARILSPLL, from the coding sequence ATGCTTTGGTATTTTATATTGTTAATTAACCTTCTACAGGTTTTTTTAATCGGGACGACAATTCTCCTGGAAAATCGTTCCCCGGGTAACACCATGACTTGGATCGTTATACTTGCTCTTCTTCCGGGATTAGGATTCATTCTTTATACCGTGTTTGGCAAGAAAACTCGAGGGGAGATATTTCGTAATAAACATATTCAAGATAACCAGATAAAGCCATGGGTCAGAGATCAGCGATCTTGTACTAACAGTGAAGAAATGAAACCGAGCCTAAAAACTGATTCAGCATTAAAACTGGTCAATTTACATATTAACTCAGGCTTTGCCCCATTAACCCAGCATAATCAAGTAGATATCCTCTTGAATGGTGGAGAAAAGTTTCAAGAATTATTTAATGCTTTAGAAACTGCAGTACATCATATTCACCTTAGTTATTATATCTTTAATGACGACGAAATCGGGAAAGATGTCTTGAAGATCTTAGCTCGTAAAGTAACTGAAGGAGTAGAAGTGCGAGTTATTCTTGACGGCATGGGTAGTCATTCCATTTCGGGAAGTTTTATTAATAGTATGAGAAAAGCAGGTATTCAAGCTAACTGGTTCTTTCCGATACGATTCCCCTATCTAACCTCTAAACTTAATCTGCGTTATCACCGAAAGATTGTCGTGGTTGATGGTAGTATTGGTTTTTTAGGAGGATTGAATATTGGGGATGAGTATATGTCCAGAGATTCGAAATTGGGCTTTTGGCGAGATACACATCTGAGAATACAAGGAAAAGCGGTTCAAACCCTTCAAGCAATTTTTCTGAATGATTGGTATTTCGTCACTCATCAGGAGATTAACGGAGAACGTTACTACCCTGAAACAAAGATTTCTCAAAACCTTCCTATTCAAATCCTGGCGTCTGGACCTGATTCAAAATGGAAATCTATTTTACATAGCTTTTTTAGTTCGATCACTATGGCTCAACACTGCATCAAAATAGAAACTCCTTACTTTATTCCGGATAAAAGTTTGATTATGGCCCTTAAAACAGCAGCTCTTAGTGGTATAGATGTGCGTCTCATTGTCCAAGGAATTCCAGAAAATAAATTGACGTTCTTGGCAATGAATTCATACTTCGAGGAATTACTCCAGTCCGGCATAAAAATCTTTCAATATATGAAAGGTACGCTTCACGCTAAGATTTTAATTGTTGATAATCATCTTGCTTTAGTAGGTTCTGCTAATATGGATATGCGTAGCTTTTTCTTGGATTTTGAGGTTAGTGCTTATATTTATGACCAGTCAACGTCGAAACGATTAATAGATCATTTTGAGATGGATTTAGAGGAATGCAGCGAAATTAAACTTGAGGAAATACAATCTCGTTCATTTATTGAGCGAGTAAAAGAGTCAAGTGCACGTATTCTTTCGCCTCTATTATAG
- a CDS encoding RNA polymerase sigma factor has product MEANSSFDETYELLFPVVYRYVSIRIPKADVEDVTAEIIVKVWRGLPTMEKKTALKSWALTIAAHQIADYYRSNKRTPMMPLEETPLPPHEHLDQSESWATLLSVKETLAKLSPQQVSVIQLRLIEGFSAGEVAEILGTTQQAVDSLLYRAKKGFRKIYQGNLDRGGRVR; this is encoded by the coding sequence GTGGAGGCCAATTCGTCCTTTGATGAGACCTATGAACTATTGTTTCCGGTAGTCTACCGATATGTTTCGATTCGGATACCTAAAGCAGATGTAGAAGATGTGACCGCTGAAATTATCGTGAAAGTGTGGCGCGGCTTACCTACCATGGAAAAGAAGACAGCGCTTAAGTCTTGGGCCCTAACAATTGCCGCCCATCAGATTGCAGACTATTATAGAAGTAATAAACGTACTCCCATGATGCCTTTGGAAGAAACCCCGTTACCCCCACATGAGCATTTAGATCAAAGTGAATCGTGGGCTACTCTATTAAGTGTTAAGGAGACCTTAGCTAAACTCTCTCCACAACAGGTTAGTGTTATTCAACTCCGGTTAATTGAAGGGTTTAGTGCAGGAGAAGTGGCGGAGATCCTAGGTACGACTCAGCAAGCAGTAGACAGCCTTTTATACCGGGCTAAGAAAGGGTTCCGAAAAATCTACCAGGGGAACCTGGACAGAGGAGGCAGAGTCCGATGA
- a CDS encoding DUF4349 domain-containing protein has translation MKRFFDKKTDLTALWEEDGDLQRMKTFFRSIEADSAANEKIKLSVKQKALEKMSGLGDSRESQINVFDQEKGISQKVKQKATLSQRIRTTLLSVSNFGHWKLGISVAALALFVIIGQQAMNGSGNILPRMGSSMEKSTQSTGSSPQDGNFNLALQDSMNMNQEIRAKGKMPSNGAEEGTAPKAEMQFSMDSTSAAQNKEVLPVPPDQTDAPPADAELARKITHNLDLTLEVSAIKDSVNQISQEVQQLGGYVVTSQQSESDHYSSANLTVKIPSDKLSGLQNSFSAWGKVLDQRLQANDITNEYYDSQARLTILEAEENRYLEILAQAVTVDDVLKVEGALSNVRQQIEQLKGQLKLWNHQVDYSTVTIQIVTRQSPNLNVTNPWQPISWTETWKAAGDAVLKTLSSTWNGLNYLVVGMGYASPYLLLGALGWSIYKLWRKRTG, from the coding sequence ATGAAAAGGTTTTTTGACAAAAAGACGGATCTCACCGCTCTCTGGGAAGAGGATGGTGATTTACAGCGTATGAAAACATTCTTCCGATCGATTGAGGCTGACTCTGCTGCTAATGAAAAAATCAAACTTAGTGTAAAGCAAAAGGCTCTAGAAAAAATGTCTGGACTGGGGGATTCAAGAGAGTCCCAAATAAATGTTTTTGATCAGGAAAAGGGTATAAGCCAAAAAGTAAAGCAAAAAGCAACCCTTTCTCAAAGAATACGTACGACTCTGCTTTCCGTGAGCAATTTTGGTCATTGGAAACTCGGCATTTCTGTGGCTGCCTTAGCGCTCTTTGTGATTATTGGGCAGCAAGCTATGAACGGCTCAGGGAACATCCTTCCTCGTATGGGGAGCAGTATGGAGAAATCGACTCAATCTACGGGTAGCTCTCCCCAGGATGGAAATTTTAATCTCGCTCTACAAGATTCAATGAATATGAACCAGGAGATCAGGGCCAAAGGGAAAATGCCTAGCAATGGCGCGGAGGAAGGTACAGCACCTAAAGCAGAGATGCAGTTCAGTATGGATAGCACCTCAGCAGCCCAAAACAAAGAAGTTCTTCCGGTTCCACCGGATCAAACGGATGCTCCGCCGGCGGATGCCGAGTTAGCCCGGAAGATAACTCATAATTTAGATTTAACTTTGGAAGTTTCAGCCATTAAGGACTCTGTCAATCAGATTAGCCAGGAGGTACAACAACTTGGAGGGTATGTGGTCACATCTCAACAAAGTGAATCAGATCATTACTCCTCCGCGAATTTAACAGTTAAGATCCCTTCCGATAAACTTAGCGGCCTGCAAAATTCTTTCTCTGCTTGGGGGAAGGTGCTTGATCAACGCTTACAGGCTAATGATATTACAAATGAATACTACGATTCGCAAGCCCGCCTGACAATTCTTGAGGCTGAAGAGAACCGTTATCTCGAAATTCTGGCTCAGGCGGTAACGGTTGACGATGTGCTTAAAGTGGAAGGTGCCCTAAGCAATGTTCGCCAACAAATTGAACAATTAAAGGGTCAGCTAAAACTTTGGAACCATCAAGTCGATTACTCCACGGTGACTATTCAAATTGTGACTCGTCAAAGCCCTAATCTCAATGTAACAAACCCCTGGCAGCCCATATCTTGGACTGAAACCTGGAAAGCTGCCGGGGATGCGGTGCTGAAAACTTTAAGCAGTACCTGGAATGGACTGAATTATTTAGTTGTCGGAATGGGCTATGCCTCACCGTATCTTTTACTGGGAGCTCTGGGTTGGAGTATTTATAAACTCTGGAGAAAAAGGACCGGTTAG
- a CDS encoding YitT family protein: MKLSKRAKSIGGIIGIAIGAILAAYGIQGFIVYSGLSGGGVGGIALLLYYTLNFPIGVMTFLFNVPLLVLGWKEIDKEFVFKTIWGIAVFSVFLDLFNGVRPLDFSDIFLGALYGGLISGVSSAIVFHFGGSLGGTDIISKIIQQRYGVPMGTSALAINGVIILISWAVLGSKAALYTLVMLFVFGRVLDLIQSGVPAKSITIISDHSEALVERIMGDLGRGATFLHGRGAYSCEPKDVIICVVSLPEIGRLKRAVRDVDPQAFMIIQNAGEVFGSGFSNE, encoded by the coding sequence TTGAAACTTTCAAAACGAGCAAAGTCTATTGGAGGGATTATAGGAATAGCTATCGGTGCTATCCTGGCTGCCTATGGAATTCAGGGCTTTATTGTCTATTCCGGCTTGAGTGGCGGTGGAGTCGGCGGGATTGCTTTACTCCTCTACTACACCTTAAATTTTCCAATCGGAGTTATGACATTTCTATTTAATGTGCCTTTACTGGTCTTAGGTTGGAAGGAAATCGATAAGGAGTTCGTTTTTAAGACTATTTGGGGTATCGCAGTTTTTTCAGTTTTCTTAGATTTATTTAACGGAGTTCGCCCCCTGGATTTTAGTGATATCTTTTTAGGGGCGCTATACGGAGGGCTCATTTCCGGAGTTTCTTCAGCGATTGTTTTCCACTTTGGCGGTAGTTTAGGTGGAACGGATATAATTTCTAAAATTATTCAACAGAGGTATGGTGTACCCATGGGAACCTCTGCTCTGGCGATCAATGGAGTTATTATCTTAATATCCTGGGCTGTTCTTGGCTCAAAAGCCGCTCTTTATACCTTGGTAATGCTATTTGTTTTTGGGCGAGTACTGGATTTAATCCAGAGTGGAGTTCCGGCCAAATCAATTACCATTATTTCCGATCATTCTGAAGCATTAGTTGAACGAATTATGGGTGATCTAGGTCGAGGTGCAACATTTTTGCATGGACGTGGAGCATACTCTTGTGAACCCAAAGATGTTATTATCTGTGTAGTGAGCTTACCTGAAATCGGGCGCTTAAAACGAGCTGTGCGGGATGTAGACCCCCAAGCTTTTATGATTATTCAAAATGCGGGAGAGGTTTTCGGCAGTGGGTTTTCCAATGAGTAA